A stretch of Pogona vitticeps strain Pit_001003342236 chromosome 5, PviZW2.1, whole genome shotgun sequence DNA encodes these proteins:
- the CYREN gene encoding cell cycle regulator of non-homologous end joining, whose amino-acid sequence MASPEAAKRRILPAWMAERAAEPAQEAEAKPKRRKMAAFPRLETVYCMNEAELVDIALCFLAENCKDKETEAASSEDEVPATQQVPVSHQRRAESGSDRTPSPTAGSKPPKEWCTLSGNKKAESEEKDDDDALKYVREIFFT is encoded by the exons aTGGCATCTCCTGAAGCTGCAAAGAGGAGGATCCTCCCAGCATGGATGGCAGAAAGGGCAGCCGAGCCAGCGCAAGAGGCTGAAGCAAagccaaagagaaggaaaatggcaGCTTTCCCCAG GCTTGAGACTGTTTACTGCATGAATGAAGCAGAGTTGGTAGACATAGCTCTTTGTTTTTTGGCTGAG AACTGCAAAGACAAGGAAACGGAGGCAGCATCCTCAGAAGATGAGGTCCCAGCGACTCAGCAAGTACCGGTGAGTCACCAGCGGAGGGCAGAGAGTGGCAGCGACCGAACTCCAAGCCCCACTGCGGGGTCCAAGCCTCCAAAGGAGTGGTGTACGCTAAGTGGCAACAAGAAGGCTGAATCAGAGGAGAAAGATGACGATGACGCTTTAAAATATGTCAGGGAGATCTTCTTTACTTAA